In Kitasatospora sp. NBC_00240, the following are encoded in one genomic region:
- the nucS gene encoding endonuclease NucS: MRLVIARCSVDYAGRLSAHLPSATRLILVKADGSVSIHADDRAYKPLNWMSPPCSLKEADGTWTVVNKAGEKLIITLEEVLHDSSHELGVDPGLVKDGVEAHLQELLADRMEVLGSGWALIRREYPTAIGPVDILCRDSDGATVAVEIKRRGEIDGVEQLTRYLELLNRDPLLAPVKGVFAAQEIKPQARVLATDRGIGCVVLDYDELRGIEDDKLKLF, translated from the coding sequence GTGCGTCTCGTAATTGCCCGTTGCTCAGTCGACTATGCCGGTCGGCTCTCCGCCCATCTGCCGTCCGCCACCAGGCTCATCCTGGTCAAGGCCGACGGCAGCGTCAGCATTCATGCCGACGACCGCGCCTACAAGCCGCTCAACTGGATGTCGCCACCGTGCTCCCTCAAGGAGGCGGACGGCACCTGGACGGTCGTGAACAAGGCCGGCGAAAAGCTGATCATCACGCTGGAGGAGGTGCTGCACGACTCCTCGCACGAACTCGGGGTGGACCCGGGACTCGTCAAGGACGGGGTCGAGGCCCACCTCCAGGAGCTGCTCGCCGACCGGATGGAGGTGCTCGGCAGCGGCTGGGCACTGATCCGCCGCGAGTACCCGACCGCGATCGGCCCCGTCGACATCCTCTGCCGCGACTCCGACGGTGCCACCGTCGCCGTCGAGATCAAGCGGCGCGGCGAGATCGACGGCGTCGAGCAGCTCACCCGCTACCTGGAGCTGCTCAACCGCGACCCGCTGCTCGCCCCGGTGAAGGGTGTCTTCGCCGCGCAGGAGATCAAGCCCCAGGCCCGCGTCCTGGCCACCGACCGGGGCATCGGCTGCGTGGTGCTGGACTACGACGAGCTGCGCGGCATCGAGGACGACAAGCTCAAGCTGTTCTGA
- a CDS encoding ATP-binding protein, translated as MGQPTGDFRQEGLRPRTGELVSGDLLVTVGSTDGSEARPCPDDWRPRPRRLERGGPSRATLGPSPAVGPLALGAGAADLPLLDREADIAQLLGKLAEGRSIRLVGQAGSGRSALLSAVAAAAGELAPDGVVQLCGHRRTAADLLQALFSATHHAPGFRPDPQQLARHLATVGAVVVVDEVESTGAELEELLATAPDCAFLISVAPDSAALALDSRLEDHLVAGLSRAACLALTARLAGRALDEAERAWAVDLWFESEGLPLRFVQAAALLRQRDVSVDALVAAEEDRRGVFGAVEHPEVDEDPAVREAELRRTVALPTVAESAAPALRLAEGLSESAQAVLRLAVALGGECPTAPHLPALIDVGHGESALHELTDCGLAVSIGGHHRLTAGALELLEPHWPDAGSTNGAATHFAWWVGHSSVSIEQVAAEAEVVIGAMLADRAAGRPAAVLRLARAAAPALALALRWGAWERALQLGLEAARAVGSGPDEAWFHHELGVYALCRRTPERAVAELEAAVALRVALGEQRGGAAGRRMLDLLRADTQALTAGDGDLPVVTRRPVIRAIAQVPWRFGMIPKAGGRGRTVIAASAAVLALGVLGTAVGLSVAGQDTPRGGATPHNGAPDQPGSLTGNYTIPAPSDSASDAASPAGTDSPSPEASETSGSPSPSGSASASPSPKKTTKSASPSPSSTPAPGTSQPPVVPPPVVPTTQPTTQPTTSPSSSPPVTPTTSPSSSTTAASPPS; from the coding sequence GTGGGACAGCCAACCGGCGACTTTCGGCAGGAGGGCCTGCGCCCCCGTACCGGCGAACTCGTCTCCGGCGACCTGCTGGTGACCGTCGGCTCGACCGACGGCTCCGAGGCCCGGCCCTGCCCCGACGACTGGCGGCCCCGCCCGCGCCGGCTGGAGCGCGGCGGCCCGAGCCGGGCCACCCTCGGCCCCAGCCCCGCCGTCGGCCCGCTGGCCCTCGGCGCCGGCGCGGCCGACCTGCCGCTGCTGGACCGCGAGGCCGACATCGCCCAACTCCTCGGCAAGCTGGCCGAAGGCCGCTCGATACGCCTGGTCGGCCAGGCCGGCTCCGGGCGCAGCGCCCTGCTGTCCGCCGTCGCCGCGGCGGCCGGCGAGCTGGCACCCGACGGCGTCGTCCAGCTCTGCGGCCACCGTCGCACCGCCGCCGACCTCCTCCAGGCGCTCTTCTCCGCCACCCACCACGCCCCCGGCTTCCGCCCCGACCCGCAGCAGCTGGCCCGCCACCTCGCGACGGTCGGCGCCGTCGTGGTGGTGGACGAGGTCGAGTCCACCGGTGCGGAGTTGGAGGAACTGCTCGCGACCGCGCCCGACTGCGCCTTCCTGATCTCGGTCGCCCCCGACAGCGCCGCCCTGGCCCTGGACTCCCGGCTGGAGGACCACCTGGTCGCGGGGCTGTCCCGGGCCGCCTGCCTGGCCCTGACCGCCCGGCTGGCCGGCCGCGCCCTGGACGAGGCCGAGCGGGCCTGGGCCGTCGACCTCTGGTTCGAGTCCGAGGGCCTGCCGCTGCGCTTCGTCCAGGCGGCCGCCCTGCTGCGCCAGCGCGACGTCTCCGTGGACGCCCTGGTCGCCGCCGAGGAGGACCGCCGCGGGGTGTTCGGCGCGGTCGAGCACCCGGAGGTGGACGAGGACCCGGCGGTGCGTGAGGCCGAGCTGCGGCGCACCGTGGCGCTGCCGACGGTCGCCGAGAGCGCCGCGCCCGCCCTGCGGCTGGCGGAGGGACTCAGCGAGTCCGCCCAGGCCGTCCTGCGGCTCGCGGTGGCGCTCGGCGGCGAGTGTCCGACCGCGCCGCACCTGCCCGCGCTGATCGACGTCGGCCACGGCGAGAGCGCTCTGCACGAGCTCACCGACTGCGGCCTGGCGGTCTCCATCGGCGGCCACCACCGGCTCACCGCGGGCGCGTTGGAGCTGCTGGAGCCGCACTGGCCGGACGCGGGCAGCACCAACGGCGCCGCCACCCACTTCGCCTGGTGGGTGGGCCACAGTTCGGTCAGCATCGAGCAGGTCGCGGCCGAGGCCGAGGTGGTGATCGGCGCGATGCTCGCCGACCGCGCCGCCGGCCGCCCCGCCGCCGTGCTGCGGCTGGCCCGCGCGGCCGCCCCGGCGCTTGCCCTGGCGCTGCGCTGGGGGGCCTGGGAGCGGGCGCTGCAGCTGGGCCTGGAGGCCGCCCGCGCGGTCGGCTCGGGCCCGGACGAGGCCTGGTTCCACCACGAGCTGGGGGTGTACGCGCTCTGCCGGCGGACGCCCGAGCGCGCGGTGGCCGAGCTGGAGGCCGCGGTGGCCCTGCGGGTCGCACTCGGCGAGCAGCGCGGCGGCGCCGCGGGCCGCCGGATGCTTGACCTGCTGCGCGCCGACACCCAGGCGCTGACGGCCGGCGACGGGGACCTGCCGGTGGTCACCCGACGGCCCGTCATCCGGGCCATCGCGCAGGTGCCTTGGCGCTTCGGCATGATCCCGAAGGCCGGCGGCCGGGGCCGGACGGTCATCGCCGCCTCGGCGGCCGTGCTCGCGCTCGGCGTGCTCGGCACGGCGGTCGGCCTGAGCGTGGCCGGCCAGGACACCCCCAGGGGCGGTGCCACCCCGCACAACGGCGCTCCGGACCAGCCGGGCAGCCTGACCGGCAACTACACGATCCCCGCCCCGAGCGACTCGGCCTCCGACGCGGCCTCGCCCGCCGGCACCGACTCCCCGTCGCCGGAGGCCTCGGAGACCAGCGGCAGTCCGTCGCCCTCGGGCTCCGCGTCCGCCTCGCCCTCGCCGAAGAAGACGACGAAGTCGGCGAGCCCCAGCCCGAGCAGCACACCGGCCCCGGGGACGAGCCAGCCGCCGGTCGTGCCGCCGCCGGTGGTGCCGACGACCCAGCCGACGACCCAGCCGACGACCAGTCCCAGCAGTTCGCCCCCGGTGACGCCGACGACGAGCCCGAGTTCGAGCACGACAGCGGCCTCACCGCCCTCGTAG
- a CDS encoding STAS domain-containing protein — translation MRIIGDHTALALEGHLDVRSAADARVLLHQAVDGGQGDLVLDLGRLESWDATGLGVIMGTHRRAGRLGRRLVLRAVPAQLQRLLVATRLHRILAVEGTVSDVHGATLPGLGPVTGQPVVAPLL, via the coding sequence ATGCGCATCATCGGTGACCACACCGCCCTGGCCCTCGAAGGCCACCTCGACGTGCGCAGCGCCGCCGACGCCAGGGTCCTGCTGCACCAGGCCGTCGACGGCGGGCAGGGCGACCTCGTGCTGGACCTCGGCCGACTGGAGTCCTGGGACGCCACCGGCCTCGGCGTCATCATGGGCACCCACCGCCGGGCCGGCCGGCTCGGTCGCCGGCTCGTCCTGCGGGCCGTCCCCGCGCAGTTGCAGCGCCTGTTGGTGGCCACCCGGCTGCACCGCATCCTGGCCGTCGAGGGCACGGTGTCGGACGTCCACGGCGCGACCCTGCCCGGGCTCGGCCCGGTGACGGGCCAGCCGGTCGTGGCCCCGCTGCTCTGA
- a CDS encoding 3-hydroxyacyl-CoA dehydrogenase family protein — protein sequence MSNVPSKQIAVIGAGLMGAGIAQVAAQAGHPVVLRDVTDEALRRGLDGIRASYEKFVSKGKLDAEAAEAALGRITTTTDLGAVADADIVVEAVFERLDVKEGVFRELDKIVKEGAVLASNTSAIPITRIAAATGRPESVVGVHFFSPVPLMKLVELVRGYKTSDETLAVVREFAEGVGKEVVVVNRDVAGFVTTRLITALVVEAAKLYESGVASAEDIDTACRLGFGHPMGPLQTADLTGVDILLHAARNIYEETQDEKFAAPEIMARMVTAGDLGRKSGRGFYPYGSK from the coding sequence ATGAGCAACGTACCCAGCAAGCAGATTGCCGTGATCGGCGCCGGACTGATGGGCGCCGGCATCGCGCAGGTCGCCGCTCAGGCCGGTCACCCGGTCGTGCTGCGGGACGTCACCGACGAGGCACTGCGGCGTGGGCTGGACGGCATCCGCGCCTCGTACGAGAAGTTCGTCTCCAAGGGGAAGCTCGACGCGGAGGCCGCCGAGGCGGCGCTCGGCCGGATCACCACCACCACCGACCTGGGTGCGGTCGCCGACGCCGACATCGTGGTGGAGGCGGTCTTCGAGCGCCTGGACGTCAAGGAAGGCGTGTTCCGGGAGCTCGACAAGATCGTCAAGGAGGGCGCGGTGCTGGCCTCCAACACCTCGGCCATCCCGATCACCCGGATCGCCGCCGCGACCGGGCGCCCCGAGTCCGTGGTCGGCGTGCACTTCTTCTCACCGGTACCGCTGATGAAGCTGGTCGAGCTGGTGCGCGGCTACAAGACCAGTGACGAGACGCTGGCCGTGGTCCGCGAGTTCGCCGAGGGGGTGGGCAAGGAGGTGGTCGTGGTCAACCGCGACGTGGCCGGCTTCGTCACCACCCGCCTGATCACCGCGCTGGTCGTCGAGGCCGCCAAGCTGTACGAGTCGGGCGTCGCCTCCGCCGAGGACATCGACACCGCCTGCCGGCTCGGCTTCGGCCACCCGATGGGCCCGCTGCAGACCGCCGACCTCACCGGCGTCGACATCCTGCTGCACGCCGCGCGCAACATCTACGAGGAGACCCAGGACGAGAAGTTCGCCGCGCCGGAGATCATGGCGCGGATGGTCACGGCGGGCGACCTCGGGCGCAAGAGCGGCCGCGGTTTCTACCCGTACGGGAGCAAGTGA
- a CDS encoding response regulator transcription factor: protein MTIRVLVAEDQAAVRAALVMILGAEPGLEVVGEAGDGEQAVRLALELRPDVVLMDIQMPRLDGVSATRQVVAAGAAQVLVLTTFDLDEYVYGALRAGAAGFLLKDLEADALIEGIRTVARGDGMLAPSVTRRLIGTFARPGRTVGAEARAAVEALTPREREVLRCIGAGLSNGEIADRLVMAEATTKTHVSRILAKLELRSRVQAAILAQDLGLIAG, encoded by the coding sequence ATGACGATCCGGGTACTGGTGGCGGAGGACCAGGCGGCGGTGCGGGCCGCGCTGGTGATGATCCTGGGCGCGGAGCCGGGGCTGGAGGTGGTCGGTGAGGCGGGCGACGGCGAGCAGGCCGTGCGTCTCGCCCTGGAACTGCGGCCGGACGTGGTGCTGATGGACATCCAGATGCCCCGGTTGGACGGTGTCTCGGCGACCCGCCAGGTGGTGGCGGCGGGCGCCGCGCAGGTCCTGGTGCTGACCACCTTCGATCTCGACGAGTACGTCTACGGGGCGCTGCGGGCCGGCGCCGCGGGCTTCCTGCTGAAGGACCTGGAGGCGGACGCGCTGATCGAGGGGATCCGGACGGTGGCGCGCGGCGACGGCATGCTGGCGCCCTCCGTGACCAGGCGGCTGATCGGCACCTTCGCCCGCCCGGGACGCACGGTGGGGGCCGAGGCCAGGGCGGCGGTGGAGGCGCTGACACCGCGCGAGCGGGAGGTGCTCCGCTGCATCGGCGCCGGCCTGTCGAACGGTGAGATCGCGGACCGGCTGGTGATGGCGGAGGCGACCACCAAGACGCACGTCAGCCGGATCCTGGCCAAGCTGGAGCTGCGCAGCAGGGTCCAGGCGGCCATCCTGGCCCAGGACTTGGGCCTGATCGCGGGCTGA
- a CDS encoding histidine kinase, protein MTGLSLTPRQEDRAIALAGLLGGLVLIATGAYDNSEAIRPWVAVLPLCAMAGLELLRRTHPVWTVCLGGGVFAANIFAGSVVATVIMYTDLLYAAVLYGSKRMAAILHLTGAAATLVLSSLTVLYATVSAALLVAVFAGLVFIAPVWTADLLRRHRDEAVAERLRAQQTALLSEMDRRGAVVAERARMARELHDVIANHLSAIAIHATGAQSLARRQRRPEDDPLVEVLAVIRENSVQGLTEMRRMIGLLRSSGGGEGEEETYTAPELDAVDTLLENARAAGQDAGLVFEASEEGERGRLAVPVGLAAYRIVQESLTNALKHAAPGTVRLRLTYRSEDLEIEVDSPYRAGEGRVLPGARAGLVGMRERAALLGGSFEAGARGGRWLVRAVLPRGVARAEGKGRA, encoded by the coding sequence GTGACCGGACTCAGCCTCACCCCGCGCCAGGAGGACCGCGCGATCGCCCTGGCCGGACTGCTCGGCGGCCTGGTGCTGATCGCCACCGGCGCCTACGACAACTCCGAGGCGATCCGGCCGTGGGTGGCGGTGCTGCCGCTCTGCGCGATGGCCGGACTGGAACTGCTCCGCCGGACCCATCCGGTGTGGACGGTCTGCCTGGGCGGCGGGGTCTTCGCCGCCAACATCTTCGCCGGGTCGGTGGTGGCCACCGTCATCATGTACACCGACCTGCTGTACGCGGCGGTGCTCTACGGGTCCAAGCGGATGGCGGCGATCCTGCACCTCACCGGCGCCGCCGCGACGCTGGTCCTGAGCAGCCTCACGGTGCTGTACGCCACGGTGTCAGCCGCGCTGCTGGTGGCGGTCTTCGCCGGGCTGGTCTTCATCGCGCCGGTCTGGACGGCGGACCTGCTGCGCCGGCACCGGGACGAGGCCGTGGCGGAGCGGCTGCGTGCGCAGCAGACCGCGCTGCTCTCCGAGATGGACCGGCGCGGCGCGGTGGTCGCCGAACGGGCCCGGATGGCGCGGGAGCTGCACGACGTCATCGCCAACCACCTCTCCGCCATCGCGATCCACGCGACCGGCGCGCAGTCCCTGGCCCGCCGTCAGCGCCGGCCGGAGGACGATCCGCTGGTGGAGGTGCTCGCGGTGATCCGGGAGAACAGTGTGCAGGGGCTGACCGAGATGCGCCGGATGATCGGCCTGCTGCGCTCCAGCGGTGGCGGCGAGGGCGAGGAGGAGACCTACACCGCGCCCGAACTCGACGCGGTGGACACCCTGCTGGAGAACGCGCGGGCGGCCGGCCAGGACGCCGGGCTGGTCTTCGAGGCGTCCGAGGAGGGCGAGCGAGGGCGGCTGGCGGTGCCGGTCGGGCTGGCCGCGTACCGGATCGTCCAGGAGTCGCTGACCAACGCGCTCAAGCACGCCGCGCCGGGGACCGTCCGGCTGCGGCTGACGTACCGGTCGGAGGACCTGGAGATCGAGGTGGACAGCCCGTACCGGGCGGGGGAGGGCCGGGTGCTGCCCGGGGCCCGGGCCGGGCTGGTCGGCATGCGGGAGCGGGCGGCGCTGCTGGGCGGGAGTTTCGAGGCGGGGGCGCGCGGCGGCCGGTGGCTGGTCCGCGCGGTGCTGCCGCGGGGTGTGGCGAGGGCGGAAGGGAAGGGCCGGGCATGA
- a CDS encoding cob(I)yrinic acid a,c-diamide adenosyltransferase — translation MVNLTRIYTRTGDDGTTALGDMSRTTKTDPRLIAYADTNEANAAIGVAIAAGGLPEDVSAVLTRVQNDLFDVGADLATPVVEDPKYPPLRVLQTYIDRLEADCDLHLETLEKLRSFILPGGTAGAAYLHLACTVVRRAERSTWAAIEAHGDSVNPLTAKYLNRLSDLLFILARSANKERGDVLWVPGENR, via the coding sequence ATGGTCAACCTCACGCGTATCTACACCCGCACCGGCGACGACGGCACCACGGCGCTCGGCGACATGAGCCGCACCACCAAGACCGACCCCCGGCTGATCGCGTACGCGGACACCAACGAGGCGAACGCGGCGATCGGGGTGGCCATCGCGGCCGGCGGGCTGCCGGAGGACGTGTCGGCGGTGCTGACCCGGGTCCAGAACGACCTCTTCGACGTGGGCGCGGACCTCGCGACGCCGGTGGTCGAGGACCCGAAGTACCCGCCGTTGCGGGTGCTGCAGACCTACATCGACCGGCTGGAGGCGGACTGCGACCTCCACCTGGAGACGCTGGAGAAGCTCCGCAGCTTCATCCTGCCCGGCGGCACGGCCGGCGCCGCGTACCTGCACCTGGCCTGCACCGTGGTGCGGCGGGCCGAGCGGTCCACCTGGGCGGCGATCGAGGCGCACGGCGACAGCGTCAACCCGTTGACCGCGAAGTACCTCAACCGGCTCTCCGACCTGCTGTTCATCCTGGCGAGGTCCGCCAACAAGGAGCGCGGCGACGTGCTCTGGGTGCCCGGCGAGAACCGCTGA
- a CDS encoding DUF2550 domain-containing protein, which produces MVLALVVCAAVVAFGVAGLVAFAVRRRVIQRVGGTFDCSYRLKMPADASTQPDLDENGKPTSAPVPQTDGKGWVFGIGRYSGDSIEWFRVFSYAPRPRRVLPRREIEVLGRRYPEGQEELALLSGSVVLRCLHNGAPLELAMSDDALTGFLAWLEAAPPGQRVNVA; this is translated from the coding sequence ATGGTCCTCGCCCTTGTGGTGTGCGCGGCGGTCGTGGCGTTCGGAGTGGCAGGCCTGGTGGCCTTCGCCGTACGTCGGCGGGTGATCCAGCGGGTCGGCGGAACGTTCGACTGCAGCTACCGGCTCAAAATGCCGGCCGACGCCTCCACGCAGCCCGACCTCGACGAGAACGGCAAACCCACCTCAGCCCCGGTTCCGCAGACCGACGGCAAGGGGTGGGTTTTTGGTATCGGCCGGTACAGCGGCGACTCCATCGAGTGGTTCCGGGTCTTCTCCTACGCCCCCCGCCCGCGCCGGGTCCTGCCGCGCCGCGAGATCGAGGTGCTCGGCCGCCGCTACCCCGAGGGCCAGGAGGAGCTCGCCCTGCTCTCCGGCTCCGTCGTCCTGCGCTGCCTGCACAACGGCGCCCCCCTCGAACTCGCCATGAGCGACGACGCCCTCACCGGCTTCCTCGCCTGGCTGGAGGCCGCCCCGCCCGGGCAGAGAGTCAACGTCGCGTAG
- a CDS encoding F0F1 ATP synthase subunit epsilon produces the protein MAELHVELVAADRKVWSGAATIVVARTASGDTGIMPGHTPVLSVLESGPVTIRTTDGNVVVAAVHGGFISFADNKLSLLAEIAELADEIDVTRAERALELAQGESDAHAERRAEVRLVAAGRRKAA, from the coding sequence TTGGCTGAGCTGCACGTCGAGCTGGTCGCAGCCGACCGCAAGGTGTGGTCCGGTGCGGCCACCATCGTTGTCGCCCGTACGGCCTCCGGTGACACCGGCATCATGCCGGGCCACACCCCGGTGCTGAGCGTGCTGGAGTCCGGCCCGGTGACGATCCGGACCACCGACGGCAACGTCGTCGTGGCCGCCGTCCACGGCGGTTTCATCTCCTTCGCCGACAACAAGCTTTCTCTGCTCGCGGAGATCGCCGAGCTGGCGGACGAGATCGATGTCACCCGCGCGGAGCGCGCGCTCGAACTCGCCCAGGGCGAGAGCGACGCGCACGCCGAGCGACGCGCCGAGGTCCGCCTCGTCGCGGCAGGTCGCCGCAAGGCCGCCTGA
- the atpD gene encoding F0F1 ATP synthase subunit beta translates to MTTTVEPTTATGRVARVIGPVVDVEFPVDAIPNMYNALKLDVETSDGGTKTLTLEVAQHLGDGLVRGISMQQTDGVVRGTVVRDTGRAIEVPVGQVTKGKVFNALGEVLNVDKDEFESQVEVRWPIHRKAPAFKDLESKTEMFETGIKVIDLLTPYVQGGKIGLFGGAGVGKTVLIQEMIYRVAENFGGVSVFAGVGERTREGNDLIHEMVDSGVLDKTALVFGQMDEPPGTRLRVALSALTMAEYFRDVEQQDVLLFIDNIFRFTQAGSEVSTLLGRMPSAVGYQPNLADEMGLLQERITSTRGHSITSMQAIYVPADDLTDPAPATTFAHLDATTVLSRPISEKGIYPAVDPLDSTSRILDPRYIAQDHYDTALRIKGILQKYKDLQDIIAILGIDELGEEDKLTVHRARRIERFLSQNTYVAKQFTGVEGSTVPLSETIEAFNAIADGKYDSVPEQAFFMCGGIEDLEKNAAELAKK, encoded by the coding sequence ATGACCACCACTGTTGAGCCGACCACGGCGACGGGCCGCGTCGCGCGGGTCATCGGCCCGGTCGTCGACGTGGAGTTCCCCGTCGACGCGATTCCCAACATGTACAACGCGCTGAAGCTCGACGTGGAGACGTCGGACGGCGGCACGAAGACCCTGACGCTGGAGGTCGCGCAGCACCTCGGCGACGGCCTGGTCCGCGGCATCTCGATGCAGCAGACCGACGGCGTCGTGCGCGGCACGGTCGTGCGTGACACCGGCAGGGCCATCGAGGTCCCGGTCGGCCAGGTCACCAAGGGCAAGGTCTTCAACGCCCTCGGTGAGGTCCTGAACGTCGACAAGGACGAGTTCGAGTCCCAGGTCGAGGTCCGCTGGCCGATCCACCGCAAGGCCCCGGCCTTCAAGGACCTCGAGTCCAAGACCGAGATGTTCGAGACCGGTATCAAGGTCATCGACCTGCTCACCCCGTACGTCCAGGGTGGCAAGATCGGTCTGTTCGGTGGTGCCGGTGTCGGCAAGACCGTTCTGATCCAGGAAATGATCTACCGCGTCGCCGAGAACTTCGGTGGTGTGTCGGTGTTCGCCGGTGTCGGCGAGCGCACCCGTGAGGGCAACGACCTCATCCACGAGATGGTCGACTCGGGCGTTCTGGACAAGACCGCGCTGGTCTTCGGCCAGATGGACGAGCCGCCGGGCACCCGCCTGCGCGTCGCCCTGTCCGCCCTGACGATGGCGGAGTACTTCCGCGACGTCGAGCAGCAGGACGTTCTGCTCTTCATCGACAACATCTTCCGGTTCACCCAGGCCGGTTCCGAGGTGTCGACCCTGCTCGGCCGTATGCCCTCCGCGGTGGGCTACCAGCCGAACCTGGCCGACGAGATGGGCCTCCTGCAGGAGCGCATCACCTCGACCCGCGGTCACTCGATCACCTCGATGCAGGCGATCTACGTCCCCGCGGACGACCTGACCGACCCGGCGCCGGCCACCACCTTCGCCCACCTCGACGCGACGACGGTTCTCTCCCGTCCGATCTCCGAGAAGGGCATCTACCCGGCCGTCGACCCGCTGGACTCCACGTCCCGCATCCTGGACCCGCGCTACATCGCGCAGGACCACTACGACACGGCGCTCCGCATCAAGGGGATCCTGCAGAAGTACAAGGACCTCCAGGACATCATCGCGATCCTCGGCATCGACGAGCTGGGCGAGGAGGACAAGCTCACCGTCCACCGTGCCCGTCGGATCGAGCGCTTCCTCTCGCAGAACACCTACGTGGCGAAGCAGTTCACCGGTGTCGAGGGTTCGACCGTGCCGCTGTCGGAGACCATCGAGGCCTTCAACGCGATCGCGGACGGCAAGTACGACTCCGTCCCCGAGCAGGCCTTCTTCATGTGCGGTGGCATCGAGGACCTCGAGAAGAACGCCGCCGAGCTCGCGAAGAAGTAG
- a CDS encoding F0F1 ATP synthase subunit gamma, with product MGAQLRVYKRRIRSVTATKKITKAMEMISASRIVKAQRAVAASTPYADELTRAVTAVATRSNAKHPLTTENPAASRAAVLLITADRGLAGGYSTNAIKQATALSERLRAEGKDVVTYIVGRKGVSYYNFRHREVAAAWTGFSDKPTYGDAKTVAGELIEAFTAENGGVDELHLVSTKFESMLTQTAVEARLLPLKLDEVQLSDEKPAKAEIFPLYDFEPSAEGVLDALLPRYVESRIYNALLQSAASEHAARRRAMKSATDNAEELIKALTRLANSARQAEITQEISEIIGGANALADANAGSE from the coding sequence ATGGGAGCACAGCTTCGGGTCTACAAGCGCCGGATCCGCTCTGTCACCGCGACGAAGAAGATCACCAAGGCGATGGAGATGATCTCCGCGTCGCGCATCGTCAAGGCGCAGCGCGCGGTGGCCGCCTCCACTCCGTACGCCGATGAGCTGACCCGGGCGGTGACGGCGGTGGCCACCCGGTCCAACGCCAAGCACCCGCTCACCACCGAGAACCCGGCGGCGTCCCGCGCCGCGGTCCTGCTGATCACGGCGGACCGCGGTCTGGCCGGCGGCTACTCGACCAACGCCATCAAGCAGGCGACCGCTCTCTCCGAGCGGCTGCGGGCCGAGGGCAAGGATGTGGTGACGTACATCGTCGGCCGCAAGGGCGTCTCGTACTACAACTTCCGCCACCGTGAGGTCGCGGCAGCGTGGACGGGATTCTCCGACAAGCCGACGTACGGTGACGCGAAGACGGTGGCCGGCGAGCTGATCGAGGCGTTCACGGCGGAGAACGGCGGGGTGGACGAGCTCCACCTGGTCTCCACCAAGTTCGAGTCGATGCTCACCCAGACCGCCGTCGAGGCCCGGCTGCTGCCGCTGAAGCTGGACGAGGTCCAGCTCAGCGACGAGAAGCCGGCCAAGGCGGAGATCTTCCCGCTGTACGACTTCGAGCCGTCGGCCGAGGGCGTCCTCGACGCCCTGCTGCCGCGGTACGTCGAGAGCCGGATCTACAACGCACTGCTGCAGTCGGCCGCCTCGGAGCACGCCGCCCGGCGTCGTGCGATGAAGTCGGCGACCGACAACGCGGAAGAGCTCATCAAGGCGCTCACGCGGCTTGCCAACTCGGCCCGACAGGCCGAGATCACCCAGGAAATCAGCGAGATCATCGGCGGCGCCAACGCCCTCGCCGACGCTAACGCGGGGAGTGAATAA